A genomic region of Cydia strobilella chromosome 12, ilCydStro3.1, whole genome shotgun sequence contains the following coding sequences:
- the LOC134745855 gene encoding histone-lysine N-methyltransferase SETMAR-like: MSELSTNITKIEHRAVIKFLTKSAKSPQCIFEEMASIYGASGPSYATVKKWSRLFKLGRESIEDDPRSGRPISVVTEENVRKIRKLVVEDRRVKVLQIADTVGISKERVGEILHEHLNMTKVSARWVPKMLTAFDKERRVETSKAFLDLCGDGIDEVCSRIVTVDETWIRQYDPECKSESMQWIEKGERPPKKFKVQKSASKLMATVFWDCDGILLIDYLAKGATINALYYANLLRQMRKAIVEKRRGKLRKGILFLQDNAPVHTARVARQALKEIGFDEIDHPPYSPDLAPSDYFLFSNLKRDLRGKRFGSDEEMKEAVQEHFEGQSKEYFLTA; the protein is encoded by the coding sequence ATGTCTGAATTATCAACAAATATTACGAAAATTGAGCACCGTGCTGTAATTAAGTTCCTTACAAAAAGTGCTAAATCACCGCAATGTATTTTTGAAGAAATGGCTAGTATTTATGGTGCCTCTGGACCTTCTTATGCTACGGTCAAAAAGTGGAGTCGCTTATTTAAACTGGGTAGGGAGTCGATTGAAGACGATCCCCGTTCAGGGAGGCCAATATCGGTGGTGACTGAAGAAAATGTAAGAAAAATCAGAAAATTGGTAGTAGAAGACCGGAGAGTTAAGGTTTTGCAAATAGCTGATACTGTAGGCATTAGTAAAGAACGGGTTGGAGAGATTTTACATGAACATTTGAACATGACTAAGGTCAGCGCTCGCTGGGTACCAAAAATGCTGACGGCGTTCGATAAAGAACGTCGTGTTGAAACTTCCAAGGCATTTTTAGATCTGTGCGGAGATGGCATAGATGAAGTTTGCTCAAGAATAGTAACTGTTGATGAAACATGGATCAGGCAGTATGATCCGGAGTGTAAATCTGAATCCATGCAGTGGATTGAAAAGGGTGAAAGACCACCGAAGAAGTTTAAAGTGCAAAAATCGGCTTCTAAGTTAATGGCCACTGTGTTTTGGGACTGTGATGGCATTCTCTTAATAGATTATTTGGCCAAAGGTGCTACAATAAATGCACTTTATTATGCCAATCTATTGAGACAGATGCGAAAAGCGATAGTTGAGAAAAGGAGAGGCAAATTAAGGAAAGGCATTTTGTTTTTGCAAGACAATGCACCCGTTCACACCGCCCGGGTTGCGAGGCAGGCTCTGAAGGAAATTGGCTTCGATGAAATCGACCACCCACCCTACAGTCCAGACCTAGCCCCTAGCGATTATTTTCTGTTCAGCAATTTAAAAAGAGATTTACGGGGAAAGCGATTTGGCAGTGATGAAGAGATGAAAGAGGCCGTACAGGAGCATTTTGAAGGCCAATctaaagaatattttttaacgGCCTAA